In the genome of Vibrio sp. NTOU-M3, one region contains:
- a CDS encoding D-amino acid dehydrogenase — MKVMVLGSGVIGLTSAWYLTQAGYEVTVIDRQPRSGEETSFANAGQISYGYSSPWAAPGIPIKAIRWLLEEHAPLKIKPSLNPQMLHWAMQMLSNCTLDKYRQNKSRMLEIANLSRYCLTELKQKYDLQFEGREKGTLQLFRTEAQLAAIEKDISLLQESHTRSKLLDVNRCLEQEPGLAPVKDKLVGGLYLPDDETGDCYLFCQQITQLAQAAGVEFLFDTQIEQLKTKNGKISEVITNKGSVTADAYVVAMGSYSTQLLKSVGINIPVYPVKGYSLTLPITNEQYAPQSTIMDETYKVALTRFEQRLRVAGTAELAGFDPSLPDKRLATINHVVRDLFPDGVDFTRAEYWTGFRPMTPDGPPIIGRTTISNLYTNTGHGTLGWTMACGSGYVLAEVISELSYPKKRYVDLNISRYYD, encoded by the coding sequence ATGAAAGTAATGGTTCTTGGAAGTGGTGTTATCGGCCTGACATCGGCATGGTATCTCACTCAAGCAGGATATGAGGTAACGGTCATCGATCGCCAACCTCGCAGTGGCGAAGAAACCAGCTTTGCCAACGCTGGACAAATTTCATATGGATATTCATCTCCTTGGGCAGCCCCCGGAATTCCAATCAAAGCGATCCGGTGGTTATTGGAAGAGCATGCCCCCTTAAAGATCAAACCAAGCTTAAATCCCCAAATGTTGCATTGGGCCATGCAAATGCTTTCAAATTGTACTCTCGATAAGTATCGCCAAAACAAATCACGCATGCTTGAGATCGCCAACTTAAGCCGTTATTGCCTCACTGAGCTAAAGCAAAAATATGACCTCCAATTTGAGGGAAGAGAAAAAGGGACATTGCAACTCTTTCGTACCGAAGCGCAACTGGCAGCAATTGAGAAAGACATTAGCCTACTTCAAGAAAGCCACACCCGCAGTAAATTACTAGATGTTAACCGTTGCCTTGAGCAAGAGCCGGGGCTTGCCCCCGTCAAAGATAAGTTAGTCGGTGGATTGTACCTTCCTGATGATGAAACAGGTGACTGCTACCTATTTTGTCAACAGATAACACAATTGGCTCAGGCCGCAGGCGTCGAGTTCCTATTTGATACCCAAATCGAGCAGTTGAAAACCAAGAATGGCAAAATCAGTGAAGTCATCACCAATAAGGGAAGCGTCACTGCTGATGCGTATGTCGTTGCCATGGGCAGTTACTCCACTCAATTACTCAAATCCGTTGGCATTAATATCCCGGTCTATCCCGTCAAAGGTTATTCACTGACTTTGCCTATCACCAATGAACAATACGCACCTCAATCCACCATCATGGATGAAACGTACAAGGTCGCTTTAACCCGTTTTGAACAAAGGTTACGAGTGGCAGGAACGGCTGAATTAGCGGGATTTGACCCTAGCTTACCCGATAAACGGCTTGCAACCATTAACCATGTCGTGCGTGATTTGTTTCCCGATGGAGTCGATTTTACCCGAGCTGAATACTGGACTGGCTTTCGACCAATGACACCGGACGGTCCTCCTATTATTGGCCGTACGACGATAAGTAACTTATATACCAATACCGGACATGGCACCTTGGGTTGGACGATGGCTTGTGGCTCTGGTTATGTTCTTGCAGAAGTGATCTCGGAGCTGTCATACCCCAAAAAACGTTATGTCGATTTAAATATCTCTCGCTACTACGATTAA
- a CDS encoding acetate uptake transporter, giving the protein MSTKLANPAPLGLMGFGMTTILLNIHNAGFFPMDSMILAMGIFYGGLSQVIVGIMCFKRGDTFGTTAFTSYGLFWLTLVGLIVMPYMGLPASPAHFMGWYLALWGIFTGFMFIGSLCYPFAKQVVFGSLTILFGLLAARDFTGSELIGTLAGFEGIFCGASAIYFAMAQVLNNEYGRTILPIGEKKKPEIAAQEIAA; this is encoded by the coding sequence ATGTCAACGAAACTGGCTAACCCAGCACCTCTAGGTCTTATGGGTTTTGGTATGACTACTATTCTGCTGAATATCCACAATGCAGGCTTCTTCCCGATGGATTCAATGATCCTTGCAATGGGTATTTTTTATGGCGGTCTGAGCCAAGTTATCGTTGGTATCATGTGCTTTAAGCGTGGCGACACGTTTGGTACAACAGCGTTTACTTCTTATGGTCTATTCTGGCTAACATTGGTTGGTTTGATCGTAATGCCATACATGGGTCTACCTGCTAGCCCTGCACATTTCATGGGTTGGTACCTAGCACTATGGGGTATTTTCACTGGTTTTATGTTTATTGGCTCTCTATGCTACCCATTTGCTAAGCAAGTTGTATTTGGCTCACTTACGATTCTATTTGGCCTGCTAGCGGCGCGTGATTTTACTGGCAGCGAACTTATCGGCACTCTTGCTGGTTTTGAAGGTATCTTCTGCGGTGCAAGTGCTATTTACTTCGCTATGGCACAAGTACTTAATAACGAATACGGCCGTACTATTTTGCCAATTGGCGAAAAGAAAAAGCCAGAAATTGCAGCGCAAGAAATCGCAGCGTAA
- a CDS encoding alanine/glycine:cation symporter family protein, with product MQSLVDFLNGIIWSPALIYLCLGAGLFYSIMTRFVQVRHFFEMWRLLLSGKSSKKGISSFQALAVSLSGRVGTGNIAGVAAAIGFGGPGAVFWMWMVAFFGAATAYAESTLAQIYKEEDNGEFRGGPAYYIEKAMGQKWYAWIFAIATIFACGVLLPGVQSNSIGNAVEAAFGSGDMIETAMGTFSFAKILTGTVISIILAFIIFGGVKRIANFTQIVVPFMALAYIITAFVIILLNIGEVPRIIGMILGDAFTPMAGVGAAIGWGVKRGVYSNEAGQGTGPHAAAAASVDHPAQQGLVQSFSIYIDTLLVCSATAFMILITGAYNVHGAEGFLIQNLSADIGANGPVFTQMAIESALPGIGKPFIAVALFFFAFTTILAYYYIAETNIAYIRRTFKVNGLMFVLKLVLISVVFYGTVKTANLAWAMGDVGVGLMAWLNIVGILIIFFMSKPALKALKDYEEQQKQGVTEFTFNPVKLGIKGADYWEDKYRRKTGQSPEAEQSKQAVEQPST from the coding sequence ATGCAGTCTTTAGTTGATTTTCTGAATGGAATTATCTGGAGCCCAGCACTGATCTATTTGTGTTTGGGTGCTGGTTTGTTCTATTCGATCATGACGCGCTTCGTTCAAGTTCGTCATTTCTTTGAAATGTGGCGCCTACTGCTCTCAGGTAAAAGTTCGAAGAAAGGTATCTCCTCCTTCCAAGCACTTGCGGTATCACTCTCAGGCCGAGTCGGCACGGGTAACATTGCAGGCGTTGCCGCAGCAATCGGCTTTGGTGGTCCCGGCGCGGTCTTCTGGATGTGGATGGTCGCTTTCTTCGGTGCAGCAACCGCTTATGCAGAGTCCACCTTGGCACAAATATACAAAGAAGAAGATAACGGCGAGTTTCGTGGTGGTCCGGCATACTACATTGAAAAAGCCATGGGTCAGAAATGGTATGCTTGGATTTTCGCAATCGCGACTATTTTCGCTTGTGGTGTTTTACTTCCAGGCGTTCAATCAAACAGTATTGGTAACGCAGTAGAAGCCGCTTTCGGCTCAGGTGACATGATTGAAACCGCCATGGGTACCTTTAGCTTTGCAAAAATCCTTACCGGTACCGTAATTTCAATCATCCTCGCTTTCATTATCTTCGGTGGTGTAAAACGTATTGCCAACTTCACGCAGATTGTTGTTCCGTTTATGGCACTCGCTTATATCATCACGGCATTCGTGATCATTCTACTCAATATTGGCGAAGTCCCACGCATCATTGGCATGATTCTAGGCGATGCCTTCACTCCGATGGCCGGCGTTGGTGCTGCAATTGGTTGGGGGGTAAAACGTGGTGTGTACTCTAATGAAGCAGGCCAAGGGACGGGCCCACACGCAGCGGCTGCAGCCAGTGTTGATCACCCTGCCCAACAAGGCCTCGTGCAATCTTTCTCAATCTACATCGATACCTTGTTAGTATGTTCTGCAACAGCCTTCATGATTTTAATTACTGGTGCCTACAACGTACATGGCGCTGAAGGTTTCCTTATTCAAAACCTTTCCGCTGATATTGGTGCAAATGGTCCTGTATTTACACAAATGGCCATAGAGAGCGCATTACCAGGTATTGGTAAACCATTCATTGCGGTTGCACTGTTTTTCTTCGCTTTCACAACGATCTTAGCTTACTACTATATCGCAGAAACCAACATTGCTTACATTCGCCGTACCTTTAAGGTAAATGGGCTTATGTTCGTGCTAAAACTGGTGCTCATCTCCGTTGTGTTCTACGGTACAGTTAAGACAGCGAACCTAGCTTGGGCAATGGGTGATGTCGGTGTAGGCCTCATGGCGTGGCTCAACATCGTCGGTATCCTGATTATTTTCTTTATGTCTAAACCTGCATTAAAGGCATTAAAAGACTACGAAGAACAGCAAAAGCAAGGCGTGACTGAATTTACCTTCAACCCAGTGAAGCTTGGTATCAAAGGGGCTGATTATTGGGAAGATAAGTACCGTCGTAAGACGGGTCAGTCTCCAGAAGCGGAGCAATCAAAACAAGCGGTGGAACAGCCATCGACTTAA
- a CDS encoding enterotoxin: protein MQTNKFNGLLVASIIMATSHANANTIKLTNQQMAMTFDDSSGALSLLDLRADKKMTPTELFFITLPDETKIHTKDFTLKEVRRSGDQINLHLLHPSFDVTITLSLIKERYASITYSFTAIGDEQRVAKLTFLPTKGQTQAPYVEGSINSSPIVAGSFFILPRKPIVNTYAYETKTNLNVDLVTPITQEAPLTFTTYIGTFNEVSQLRREFNGFIEAMRPRAYQPYLHYNSWMDIGFFTPYTEDDVKNRMAAFYQELVKKRGVKLDGFLLDDGWDDRTGKWEFGPAFADGFGGVREFADSMNASVGLWLSPWGGYNKPREIRVSHAKENGFETVDGKFALAGPNYFRNFNDKIIGLIKNEHISSFKLDGMGNATKHLKGSQFASDFDASVQLIKNMREANEKVFINLTTGTNASPSWLFYADSIWRQGDDITLYGKGSPAQQWSTYRDAETYRSIVRKGPLFPMTSLMLHGIVSAENAYYGLEKEQTDQDFADQVWSYFATGTQLQELYITPSMLNENKWDTLAEAANWARANADVLVDSHWIGGNPTLLDVYGFASWNGNKAIFSLRNPSDKVQSYYLDLARDFELPKGVKTNYSLSQTYGSNSSLPERYSAPVVIQLEPLETLVVNAEAIH, encoded by the coding sequence ATGCAAACAAATAAATTCAATGGACTTCTTGTTGCTTCAATCATAATGGCGACTTCTCATGCAAACGCGAACACAATAAAGTTAACTAACCAACAGATGGCGATGACATTTGATGACAGCTCTGGTGCGCTCTCTCTGCTCGATTTACGTGCAGATAAAAAGATGACACCAACGGAGCTGTTTTTTATCACGCTTCCTGATGAAACTAAGATCCACACAAAAGATTTCACCTTGAAAGAAGTTCGTCGTAGTGGCGATCAAATCAATCTTCACTTATTGCACCCAAGTTTTGATGTGACGATAACACTCAGCCTTATCAAAGAGCGATACGCAAGTATTACGTATTCTTTTACGGCGATAGGTGATGAGCAGCGTGTGGCCAAACTGACGTTCTTGCCAACGAAAGGCCAAACTCAGGCTCCTTACGTTGAAGGTTCCATTAATAGTTCACCGATTGTTGCGGGCAGTTTCTTTATTTTGCCGCGCAAACCGATAGTTAATACTTATGCCTATGAAACCAAAACCAATTTGAACGTCGATTTAGTTACGCCAATCACCCAAGAAGCACCATTAACCTTTACCACCTATATCGGCACATTCAATGAAGTAAGCCAATTACGTCGAGAGTTTAATGGTTTTATTGAAGCCATGCGACCAAGGGCGTATCAACCTTATTTGCATTACAACTCATGGATGGATATCGGCTTTTTTACACCATATACCGAGGATGATGTGAAAAACAGAATGGCAGCTTTCTATCAAGAGTTGGTGAAAAAGCGTGGTGTGAAACTGGATGGTTTTTTACTCGACGATGGTTGGGATGATCGGACAGGAAAGTGGGAGTTCGGCCCCGCATTTGCTGACGGTTTTGGCGGTGTTCGAGAGTTTGCTGATTCAATGAATGCAAGTGTGGGTCTATGGCTGTCCCCTTGGGGTGGTTACAACAAACCGCGCGAGATACGAGTTTCTCACGCCAAAGAAAATGGTTTTGAAACGGTGGATGGCAAGTTTGCGTTAGCCGGACCGAATTACTTTAGAAACTTCAACGATAAAATTATCGGCCTAATCAAAAATGAACACATCTCATCATTTAAATTAGATGGGATGGGCAATGCAACTAAGCACCTTAAGGGTAGCCAATTTGCATCCGACTTTGATGCCTCCGTGCAACTGATCAAAAACATGCGTGAAGCAAATGAGAAGGTATTTATCAACCTCACGACGGGAACCAACGCAAGTCCATCTTGGCTTTTCTATGCCGACTCGATCTGGCGCCAAGGTGACGACATTACCTTATATGGCAAAGGCTCTCCTGCTCAGCAGTGGAGTACTTACCGGGATGCAGAAACCTATCGCTCTATTGTTCGCAAAGGGCCGTTATTTCCAATGACCTCTTTGATGTTGCACGGTATTGTCAGTGCTGAAAATGCCTATTATGGCTTGGAAAAAGAGCAAACAGACCAAGATTTTGCCGATCAAGTTTGGTCTTACTTTGCGACTGGCACCCAGTTGCAAGAGCTGTACATTACGCCGAGTATGCTCAATGAAAACAAGTGGGATACGTTGGCGGAAGCGGCAAATTGGGCTCGTGCCAATGCGGATGTGCTGGTGGACTCTCATTGGATTGGAGGGAACCCGACGTTACTGGATGTGTACGGTTTTGCCTCTTGGAATGGCAATAAAGCGATATTTTCGTTGCGTAATCCGTCAGATAAAGTGCAGTCATACTACTTAGATCTCGCTCGTGATTTTGAATTGCCTAAGGGAGTTAAAACAAACTATTCGTTAAGCCAGACGTATGGTTCCAACTCAAGTTTACCAGAGCGTTATAGTGCACCTGTCGTTATTCAGCTTGAGCCACTTGAAACCTTAGTTGTCAATGCAGAAGCCATTCATTAA
- a CDS encoding ion channel, whose amino-acid sequence MKSEHGRCSYRNPDGWCCDQPGGESGLCYWHDPAIDKSKDDVKKQVEQWAAAGKPLDGFQLAKTNLVDLNLVNRGSKQGHLCRNADFYRADLTDAHFFGLDLRGTSLMKAKLVNANLHCAKLQNSNLLGAELARARLENIDWGKHLKQEQEALAASKLTNRKESISLCQEAEEVCRNVRKQCEKQGLFETAGMFFQKEMRFRRYQMPLYSLKRFISKIVDLFCGYGEDPLRVVVFSVALIFTCAMAYFFLDTTAASPVYEGVTGWQFYALEFFNALYFSVVTFTTLGYGDISPVGVARFIAAFEAFLGSFTMALFVVVFVKKMTR is encoded by the coding sequence ATGAAATCAGAACATGGTCGATGCAGCTATCGAAACCCCGATGGCTGGTGCTGCGATCAACCTGGTGGTGAATCTGGATTATGTTACTGGCATGATCCGGCCATAGATAAAAGCAAAGATGACGTAAAAAAACAGGTTGAGCAATGGGCCGCAGCGGGTAAACCTTTAGACGGATTTCAGTTGGCTAAAACAAACTTGGTGGATCTTAATCTGGTTAATCGAGGGAGTAAGCAAGGACATTTGTGTCGTAATGCTGACTTCTATCGTGCCGATCTGACAGATGCACACTTTTTCGGCTTAGATTTACGTGGCACTTCTTTAATGAAGGCTAAGCTAGTGAATGCAAATTTGCATTGTGCAAAATTACAAAATAGCAATCTCCTTGGTGCCGAACTCGCCCGTGCTCGTTTAGAGAACATTGATTGGGGTAAACACCTAAAACAAGAACAAGAAGCGTTGGCCGCGAGTAAACTGACCAATCGCAAAGAAAGCATTTCATTATGCCAAGAGGCAGAAGAAGTATGCCGTAATGTCCGAAAGCAATGTGAAAAGCAGGGGCTTTTTGAGACCGCTGGTATGTTTTTCCAAAAAGAGATGCGGTTTCGCCGTTATCAGATGCCACTGTACAGCTTGAAGCGGTTTATATCGAAGATCGTGGATTTGTTTTGTGGTTATGGGGAAGACCCGTTACGTGTTGTGGTGTTTTCAGTTGCATTGATTTTTACCTGTGCAATGGCTTACTTCTTCCTTGATACCACTGCCGCAAGCCCTGTTTATGAGGGTGTAACGGGGTGGCAGTTTTATGCATTGGAGTTTTTTAATGCACTTTACTTTAGTGTTGTCACCTTTACCACGCTCGGCTATGGCGATATCTCCCCAGTGGGAGTCGCTCGTTTCATTGCCGCGTTTGAAGCATTTTTAGGCAGTTTTACCATGGCGCTTTTTGTGGTGGTCTTTGTGAAAAAAATGACCCGATAA